A region from the Biomphalaria glabrata chromosome 14, xgBioGlab47.1, whole genome shotgun sequence genome encodes:
- the LOC106074032 gene encoding uncharacterized protein LOC106074032 isoform X1, with protein sequence MLFFITNVLLYIGVIAFPNKSLTIYKLDSVEGIDCQPWSLNVRENKHLCWGGDVSFEKYSKDIGRALHMKITLADSNKSQLLSLIDFEECGKQLVKTQVCAYMCSNTGYKSFNYNCAKAFNSSDNESIISVQIHDKDGGIVEENLLKLPSFSKEETSSKLASDLSSGTPGKTEPATSTPDSRRTSEQTIGLPAFVIGVLIGVLACVFIALIAALAFSIWLNRKRSKKIKKLKKQLHSERETKDVKPQDGKKELEEELGAIQVSQESERETKDVKPQNGKKELEEELGAIQVSQERKVKQMSRHSEAVQKLTQASDNDTESDGICSPLLAIRGTQLSPDINTPTRNEDIETIIDIHKQS encoded by the exons ATGCTTTTCTTCATTACAAATGTGCTTCTCTACATTGGCGTTATAg cattCCCCAATAAGTCCTTAACTATATATAAATTGGATTCGGTTGAAGGCATTGACTGTCAACCATGGTCTCTCAATGTCAGAGAAAATAAACACTTGTGCTGGGGTGGAGATGTGAGTTTTGAAAAGTATTCAAAAGACATAGGGAGAGCTTTGCACATGAAAATCACTTTAGCTGATTCTAACAAAAGCCAATTG TTATCCCTCATTGATTTTGAAGAGTGTGGGAAACAACTAGTAAAGACACAAGTATGTGCATATATGTGTTCTAACACTGGATACAAGTCTTTCAactataattgtgcaaaagcaTTTAACAGCTCTGATAATGAATCTATAATTAGTGTCCAGATCCATGACAAGGATGGTGGTATTGTAGAAGAAAATTTACTGAAGTTGCCATCATTCAGCAAAGAAGAAA CATCATCAAAACTAGCTTCAGATTTATCAAGTGGGACACCAGGAAAAACTGAACCAG caactTCAACCCCTGACTCAAGGAGGACATCAGAACAAACTATAGGCCTACCAG CTTTTGTTATTGGTGTTCTTATTGGTGTTCTTGCTTGTGTTTTCATTGCTCTTATTGCTGCATTGGCATTTTCTATTTG GTTGAACCGCAAGCGG agcaagaaaataaaaaagctgAAGAAACAACTCCATag TGAAAGGGAGACTAAAGATGTCAAGCCTCAAGATGGAAAAAAAGAG TTGGAAGAAGAGCTAGGTGCTATACAAGTCTCCCAAGAGAG TGAAAGGGAGACTAAAGATGTCAAGCCTCAAAATGGAAAAAAAGAG TTGGAAGAAGAGCTAGGTGCTATACAAGTCTCCCAAGAGAG AAAAGTGAAACAAATGTCAAGACATTCAGAAGCCGTGCAAAAGCTTACTCAAGCAAGCGATAATGATACAGAGTCTGATGGTATCTGTTCACCTTTGCTTGCAATACGAGGAACCCAATTATCACCTGATATCAACACTCCAACAAGAAATGAAGACATTGAGACCATAATTGATATTCATAAGCAGAGTTAA
- the LOC106074032 gene encoding uncharacterized protein LOC106074032 isoform X2, translated as MLFFITNVLLYIGVIAFPNKSLTIYKLDSVEGIDCQPWSLNVRENKHLCWGGDVSFEKYSKDIGRALHMKITLADSNKSQLLSLIDFEECGKQLVKTQVCAYMCSNTGYKSFNYNCAKAFNSSDNESIISVQIHDKDGGIVEENLLKLPSFSKEETSSKLASDLSSGTPGKTEPATSTPDSRRTSEQTIGLPAFVIGVLIGVLACVFIALIAALAFSIWLNRKRSKKIKKLKKQLHSERETKDVKPQDGKKELEEELGAIQVSQERKVKQMSRHSEAVQKLTQASDNDTESDGICSPLLAIRGTQLSPDINTPTRNEDIETIIDIHKQS; from the exons ATGCTTTTCTTCATTACAAATGTGCTTCTCTACATTGGCGTTATAg cattCCCCAATAAGTCCTTAACTATATATAAATTGGATTCGGTTGAAGGCATTGACTGTCAACCATGGTCTCTCAATGTCAGAGAAAATAAACACTTGTGCTGGGGTGGAGATGTGAGTTTTGAAAAGTATTCAAAAGACATAGGGAGAGCTTTGCACATGAAAATCACTTTAGCTGATTCTAACAAAAGCCAATTG TTATCCCTCATTGATTTTGAAGAGTGTGGGAAACAACTAGTAAAGACACAAGTATGTGCATATATGTGTTCTAACACTGGATACAAGTCTTTCAactataattgtgcaaaagcaTTTAACAGCTCTGATAATGAATCTATAATTAGTGTCCAGATCCATGACAAGGATGGTGGTATTGTAGAAGAAAATTTACTGAAGTTGCCATCATTCAGCAAAGAAGAAA CATCATCAAAACTAGCTTCAGATTTATCAAGTGGGACACCAGGAAAAACTGAACCAG caactTCAACCCCTGACTCAAGGAGGACATCAGAACAAACTATAGGCCTACCAG CTTTTGTTATTGGTGTTCTTATTGGTGTTCTTGCTTGTGTTTTCATTGCTCTTATTGCTGCATTGGCATTTTCTATTTG GTTGAACCGCAAGCGG agcaagaaaataaaaaagctgAAGAAACAACTCCATag TGAAAGGGAGACTAAAGATGTCAAGCCTCAAGATGGAAAAAAAGAG TTGGAAGAAGAGCTAGGTGCTATACAAGTCTCCCAAGAGAG AAAAGTGAAACAAATGTCAAGACATTCAGAAGCCGTGCAAAAGCTTACTCAAGCAAGCGATAATGATACAGAGTCTGATGGTATCTGTTCACCTTTGCTTGCAATACGAGGAACCCAATTATCACCTGATATCAACACTCCAACAAGAAATGAAGACATTGAGACCATAATTGATATTCATAAGCAGAGTTAA
- the LOC106069976 gene encoding uncharacterized protein LOC106069976 isoform X2 produces the protein MFTISRSRFSVDVIIHKVERSDAKIWKISYSETPIAECKLATYIKPENVRCYQEENKSGINVTCSTSKVYPAAKCSFHIYINGEKSHNSNAFVSYKHSNFIEQEQYFMSNCTFQIPKFQLKTGYYKIKATLSPGLAVDQHIFREETKYGSSSTIINFQIDSPLIKLQNCPQLVHENTQYTCQCTSVNRSESYLIRWYNKQRNLLHEGESLTFIANRSLPEYLCEGTDNHQLKTPWLLYKPVLLGKNKNISCTLHKANNDRLICSTNGICLQALCIFNVTYSNGATGMKSSLYLSHDFEEHQLCSTCILALNKSDFDSKTDCIHVALYLNMTDNHEQMLYVDSTLVQLRKEIHTKDEGTRLSIIISASAAAAVTLLILTALCIANRKKRRKGEQQKQEEDAMKTGTVKHYDNTYSFGSGHIYESVKEEDHYDKCEDTRYETRYETSLARDEKRQDPNLQYLLDTEYITPIEVEQILNSIGKRESILKMQNSSTQKNLVNDIAERSEQLVYSNHMETV, from the exons ATGTTTACCATATCGCGGTCCAGATTTAGCGTAGACGTGATAATCCACAAAGTTGAAAGAAGTGACGCAAAAATCTGGAAAATTTCATACTCAGAAACACCAATAGCTGAGTGCAAACTTGCAACCTACA TCAAGCCAGAGAATGTCAGGTGCTatcaagaagaaaacaaaagtggaATCAATGTGACGTGCTCTACTAGTAAAGTGTACCCAGCAGCGAAATGTAGTTTTCACATTTATATCAATGGC GAAAAGAGTCACAACAGCAATGCTTTTGTTTCCTACAAACACAGTAATTTCATAGAACAAGAGCAGTATTTTATGTCAAATTGCACATTTCAGATACCAAAGTTTCAATTAAAAACAGGATATTACAAGATAAAAGCTACTTTATCACCAGGGTTAGCTGTAGATCAACACATATTCAGAGAGGAAACAAAATATGGGTCATCTTCTACAATCATTAATTTTCAAATCG ATAGCCCTCTCATCAAGCTCCAAAACTGTCCACAACTGGTCCATGAAAACACTCAATATACTTGTCAGTGTACAAGTGTGAACAGATCAGAGTCTTATTTGATCAGATGGTACAACAAACAGAGAAATCTGCTTCATGAGGGAGAATCCTTAACTTTCATTGCTAATAGGTCATTACCAG AATATTTGTGTGAAGGCACAGACAACCATCAATTAAAAACACCTTGGTTGCTTTATAAACCTGTTTTATTAG ggaaaaataaaaacatcagtTGTACTCTTCACAAAGCAAATAATGATCGATTGATTTGTTCCACTAATGGCATTTGTTTACAAGCGTtgtgtatttttaatgtaacCTACAGTAATGGGGCA ACTGGCATGAAGTCATCTCTTTACTTAAGTCATGATTTTGAGGAACATCAGCTCTGTTCAACTTGCATTTTAGCACTGAACAAATCAGATTTTGATAGTAAAACAGACTGCATCCATGTTGCCTTGTATCTGAACATGACAGATAATCATGAACAAATGTTATATGTAGATAGCACTTTAGTTCAGTTAAGAAAag AAATCCACACAAAAGACGAGGGTACAAGATTGTCTATCATTATCTCTGCCTCTGCAGCTGCAGCAGTAACACTGCTGATATTAACAGCTTTATGTATTGCCAAtaggaaaaaaagaa GAAAAGGGGAGCAGCAAAAACAAGAAGAAGATGCCATGAAAACTGGGACAGTCAAGCATTACGATAACACATACTCTTTTGGTTCTGGTCACATCTATGAATCAGTGAAAGAAGAGGACCATTATGACAAGTGTGAGGACACGCGCTATGAGACACGCTATGAGACATCATTGGCTAGAGATGAGAAACGACAAGACCCCAACTTACAATATTTACTAGACACAGAATACATCACGCCAATTGAAGTGGAACAAATTCTTAATAGCattggaaagagagagagcattTTAAAGATGCAAAACAGTTCAACTCAAAAGAATTTAGTCAATGATATAGCTGAAAGAAGTGAACAACTTGTGTATTCTAATCATATGGAAACAGTCTAG
- the LOC106069976 gene encoding uncharacterized protein LOC106069976 isoform X1: MIDESCLHKYLDLSMLFTFLVYLFLQIIYSSALKDCEPAEEGKEYQLILNWTAQDLDNKELRVKRGDGTPGKCDNLTKNCSSFFKDMFTISRSRFSVDVIIHKVERSDAKIWKISYSETPIAECKLATYIKPENVRCYQEENKSGINVTCSTSKVYPAAKCSFHIYINGEKSHNSNAFVSYKHSNFIEQEQYFMSNCTFQIPKFQLKTGYYKIKATLSPGLAVDQHIFREETKYGSSSTIINFQIDSPLIKLQNCPQLVHENTQYTCQCTSVNRSESYLIRWYNKQRNLLHEGESLTFIANRSLPEYLCEGTDNHQLKTPWLLYKPVLLGKNKNISCTLHKANNDRLICSTNGICLQALCIFNVTYSNGATGMKSSLYLSHDFEEHQLCSTCILALNKSDFDSKTDCIHVALYLNMTDNHEQMLYVDSTLVQLRKEIHTKDEGTRLSIIISASAAAAVTLLILTALCIANRKKRRKGEQQKQEEDAMKTGTVKHYDNTYSFGSGHIYESVKEEDHYDKCEDTRYETRYETSLARDEKRQDPNLQYLLDTEYITPIEVEQILNSIGKRESILKMQNSSTQKNLVNDIAERSEQLVYSNHMETV, from the exons ATGATAGATGAATCTTGCTTACATAAATATCTGGACCTGAGTATGTTATTTACATTCCTAGTGTATTTATTCTTGCAGATCATTTACAGTTCAG CTTTAAAAGACTGTGAACCCGCAGAAGAAGGTAAAGAGTATCAGCTGATTCTGAATTGGACAGCCCAGGATTTGGACAACAAAGAGTTGAGAGTTAAAAGAGGAGATGGTACACCCGGAAAGTGTgacaatttaacaaaaaattgcAGTAGCTTCTTTAAGGATATGTTTACCATATCGCGGTCCAGATTTAGCGTAGACGTGATAATCCACAAAGTTGAAAGAAGTGACGCAAAAATCTGGAAAATTTCATACTCAGAAACACCAATAGCTGAGTGCAAACTTGCAACCTACA TCAAGCCAGAGAATGTCAGGTGCTatcaagaagaaaacaaaagtggaATCAATGTGACGTGCTCTACTAGTAAAGTGTACCCAGCAGCGAAATGTAGTTTTCACATTTATATCAATGGC GAAAAGAGTCACAACAGCAATGCTTTTGTTTCCTACAAACACAGTAATTTCATAGAACAAGAGCAGTATTTTATGTCAAATTGCACATTTCAGATACCAAAGTTTCAATTAAAAACAGGATATTACAAGATAAAAGCTACTTTATCACCAGGGTTAGCTGTAGATCAACACATATTCAGAGAGGAAACAAAATATGGGTCATCTTCTACAATCATTAATTTTCAAATCG ATAGCCCTCTCATCAAGCTCCAAAACTGTCCACAACTGGTCCATGAAAACACTCAATATACTTGTCAGTGTACAAGTGTGAACAGATCAGAGTCTTATTTGATCAGATGGTACAACAAACAGAGAAATCTGCTTCATGAGGGAGAATCCTTAACTTTCATTGCTAATAGGTCATTACCAG AATATTTGTGTGAAGGCACAGACAACCATCAATTAAAAACACCTTGGTTGCTTTATAAACCTGTTTTATTAG ggaaaaataaaaacatcagtTGTACTCTTCACAAAGCAAATAATGATCGATTGATTTGTTCCACTAATGGCATTTGTTTACAAGCGTtgtgtatttttaatgtaacCTACAGTAATGGGGCA ACTGGCATGAAGTCATCTCTTTACTTAAGTCATGATTTTGAGGAACATCAGCTCTGTTCAACTTGCATTTTAGCACTGAACAAATCAGATTTTGATAGTAAAACAGACTGCATCCATGTTGCCTTGTATCTGAACATGACAGATAATCATGAACAAATGTTATATGTAGATAGCACTTTAGTTCAGTTAAGAAAag AAATCCACACAAAAGACGAGGGTACAAGATTGTCTATCATTATCTCTGCCTCTGCAGCTGCAGCAGTAACACTGCTGATATTAACAGCTTTATGTATTGCCAAtaggaaaaaaagaa GAAAAGGGGAGCAGCAAAAACAAGAAGAAGATGCCATGAAAACTGGGACAGTCAAGCATTACGATAACACATACTCTTTTGGTTCTGGTCACATCTATGAATCAGTGAAAGAAGAGGACCATTATGACAAGTGTGAGGACACGCGCTATGAGACACGCTATGAGACATCATTGGCTAGAGATGAGAAACGACAAGACCCCAACTTACAATATTTACTAGACACAGAATACATCACGCCAATTGAAGTGGAACAAATTCTTAATAGCattggaaagagagagagcattTTAAAGATGCAAAACAGTTCAACTCAAAAGAATTTAGTCAATGATATAGCTGAAAGAAGTGAACAACTTGTGTATTCTAATCATATGGAAACAGTCTAG